Sequence from the uncultured Flavobacterium sp. genome:
CTACATCAGCACCAACTTTTGCGAAAGAACTTTTAATTACCGGATTAAATTTTCCGTATAAAGCGGTAGTCGTACTATTTTGCAAATAACTGGTTGCAGCGCTGTCATTTCCTAAAAGGATATTTTTTGCATCTGTAAACGACATATTTTTAACAGCCGAAACAAATATTGGAGTTGCTTCTTTTACAGCATCTTCGGCAGCGCGATTTAAGACTTTAATACCTTCATCAGCAAGAGATGATAATCCTATTTTACGTAAAGTAGCGTCTACTTTTTGTAATTCAGCTGGCATTAAAATTTTTACAGCTTCATTTTTATAGAAACCATCAACTGCGGTCAATTTACTCACTTGTTGCGTAATTCCCTTATTTAAGGCTTCTTTTAATCCAGATGCAATGTCTACGCCGCCAATTCCTGGAAGTTGTGATGACAATTGTGGTAACTGATTTAGGGTTTGTTGTACCTGAGCACAAGAGCTAAGAGAAAATACAAGGGCTAAAATTAAAATCTTTTTCATTAAGTAGGTTTTTATATAAGTTTCAAAAATACTACTTATTCAAAAACAAAGCCACAATTTTATGTTAGGAGAATAAACAATTTGTTTTATACTTAACAATAGCTTTTTTTAGGTACTGAGATTCTGAGGTTCTGAGTTGCTAAGGTGTTTTTTGTTTTTAATTTCTCATATTCGAACTTCATTTTTAATGAGAAAGAAAACTAAAATTCCAACAAAAAATAGTTCGAGAATATAGCCCGTCCAAAGATTTCGTTTATCGAATTCAGTATTATATTGATCGACTAATTTTCCTTTAAATCCTTTCAAAATCCAGAAGAAAAATCCACCAATCCAAATTGAAGTTAATTGCTCAGCGAAAGGCTCTTTTGCCATATTTTTTAAACTAATTATATTATTAAAATATTACGCTAAAACCTTAGCAACTTAGAATCTCAGAACCTAGGAATCTTCCTCTCACGGCCAATACATTCTCACATTATAATTCCAATACGTTTTACTCGAAATATAGGTAGATTGCATTGCTTTAATTGGCACATTATTTTGATCGTATAATTGTATGCGAATGATTTTTTCTGTTGTGTCGTCTTTTAAATCAATATTTCCTTCGGCGGCGTCTATTAATTTCTTTTTCTTTAAATACAATTCAGGATTTTCGATAATGAAAACAATTGCAGCTTCATTATTTGATTCGTGTTCAGCTGCGAGATTTCCGTTAGCATCAAAAGTTTCGATTCTTTGCAGATAGTCATTATTATAATAAAAAAGCTGAAAAGTAATTCCGCCATGCAATACTTCTGGTTTCTGATTTTTTAAGCGAAATCGCAGTATTTGTTTTTTAGCATTTGTAAATTCGATAGA
This genomic interval carries:
- a CDS encoding DUF4197 domain-containing protein translates to MKKILILALVFSLSSCAQVQQTLNQLPQLSSQLPGIGGVDIASGLKEALNKGITQQVSKLTAVDGFYKNEAVKILMPAELQKVDATLRKIGLSSLADEGIKVLNRAAEDAVKEATPIFVSAVKNMSFTDAKNILLGNDSAATSYLQNSTTTALYGKFNPVIKSSFAKVGADVVWTNIINKYNTIPLVKKVNPDLTDYTTNQALAGVFKMIAVEEKDIRTNISARTTPLLKSVFAMQDGK